The sequence TGATGTATACACGGATTATCAGAAACAGTTTTCAAGGCAGGATTATGTCACACAGAAGTATCAATTGAATCTAGAAAAAATTATGAAAGAGCTTTGCTGTAAATCCGGCTTAAAATATGGAATCTCTTGATGGAAATAACTCCATTTTCATGCTAAATTACTACATCACATTTCTATAAAATTCATCCCCAAACCCCTTGCGTATTACCACTGTATTTATTACAATGACTTAAAGTTATTCTTGAACAAGAGACAATTCTTGCCAATAACGACAATCAGAACATTCCCCTCGATTTTTCCGAATTTTCATATTCGCCTGCAAATCCATATGCATCTCCAACGCTATGCTATCACCTTTTTGTATGGCATAACGATAATCCACTATTTCCATTCACTATGTGAGGTTCTAACAACGCAATGGCAAAAAAGAAGAAAATTTTTGTTCTCGATACCAACGTTGTTTTACACGATAGTTCATGCATCTATCAATTCAAAGAACATGATGTTGTCATTCCGGTAACAGTACTAGAGGAGCTCGACGCATTTAAAAAAGGAAACGAATCAATAAACTTTCACGCACGCGAATTTGCCCGTAATGTTGATGCAATGAGCGGCGATCACATCTTCAATGGCGGTATCAAGATTGGGCCTGGACTCGGCAAGATTACCGTACGTCTAGAACAGGACTTTCACAAAGATATCTATTCCTCGTTTTCTCAAAGCAAGCCAGATCATCAGATTTTAAATACCGCATACTGTTTAGCAAAAGAACAATCATCGCGTGAAGTAATACTTGTTTCCAAGGATGTCAATTTACGGATGAAGGCTAAGGCGGTCGGTTTGCCTGCGCAAGATTATAAGAACGACCAGGTAAAGAATCTCACAGAACTGTATACAGGACATCGCACAGTTGAAAATGTTGACGAAAAAGTGATCACGCGTCTTCACGCAAATCCGTTTAAGGTTCAGCCGGATGAATTGCCGACAAATCATTTCCGTCCGAATGAATTCATCATTTTGCGGAACGGAAAGCAATCGACACTCGCAACATTCGATGCAGAACGGCAGCAGATTTCCAAAATAGAAAAGAACGTTGCTTATGGTATTGCACCGCATAATGCCGAACAGATTTTTGCATTGAACGCATTAATGAATCCCGATATCCAATTGGTGACGATCTCAGGAAAAGCGGGAACGGGAAAGACATTGCTTGCTCTTGCAGCAGCACTTGAACGGCGAAAACTTTATCGGCAGATCTTTATGGCGCGTCCGATTGTTCCATTATCCAACAAAGATATTGGATTTCTTCCAGGCGACATCGAATCGAAACTCGATCCGTACATGCAGCCATTGTTCGATAACCTGAATGTGATCAAAAATCAATATCAGGAATCGGACCAACAGTATCAGCGTATTGATCAATTACTGCAGGATGAAAAATTGGTGATTGAAGCATTGTCCTATATCCGCGGACGAAGTTTGGTAAAGATATTTTTTATTGTCGACGAGGCTCAGAACCTTACACCGCATGAAGTGAAAACCATCATCACGCGAGCAGGAGAAGGGACGAAGATCGTCCTGACCGGAGATATCTATCAGATTGACCATCCATATCTCGACAGTATGTCCAATGGATTAAGCTATCTGATTGAAAAGATGCAGGGGCAAAAGATTTACGCGCACATCAATCTGGAAAAAGGAGAACGATCAAAGTTAGCAGAATTAGCGAGCAACTTACTGTAATTCTATTCAAATAAGATCTCGCAGGTTTCCAAAACCTGCGAGGTCTTCATGGACAATTCTCATGAAAAATTACTCACGGCGTCAATTCATCCAAACATCTGCATCGCTTGGTGCAGGTGCGTTTCTTGCCAGTTGTGCTCCATCCGCAGCATCAATTTCTCATCGCACACAATTCGATCTCATAATCAAAGGAGGGAGAGTAATTGATGGAACCGGTATTGCAGAAACTCTCGCTGATGTTGGGATTCGGGACGGAAAGATTATTACCGTTGGTAACATTGAAAGCATTGATACAATGCGAATAGTCAATGCAAATGGAATGCATGTGGTTCCGGGATTTGTTGATATTCACACGCATACCGATTCAGCAATTCTCCGGCTTCCGACTGCGGACAGCAAATTACGACAGGGAGTAACAACCGAAGTAGGAGGTGCAGATGGTGAATCACGCGCTCCTCGTAAAGTTCTTGGAGAGGATGACGAACAATTATATACAGACCTTGACGGATTTTTTAATCATCTGCAGAAAAAAGGATCTGCTCAAAATCTTGCATCAATGGTAGGGCTTGGAACTATCCGCGAAGTTGTTGTGGGTGAAGATGATCGTCCGGCAACACCGGAAGAGATGAAAGCGATGAAACGAGAGGTGAAAAAAGCGATTGAGCAAGGGGCTTGCGGTGTTTCAACAGGATTGGAATATACCCCCGGAAGTTTTGCATCAACAGAAGAGTTGTGGGAGTTGACCAAAGCTGCTCCAGAACCGTATCGGTTGTATTCATCACATATGCGGAATGAAGATAACAGAGTACTTGAAGCGATTGAAGAAGCGATTAGTATTGCACGCAATTCCGGAGGCCGTTTACTAATATCACATCTAAAATCATCCTATAAAGTGAATTGGTATAAGAATGAAATTACTATTAAGATGATGGAAAATGCGATTGCGGAAGGGATCGAAGTTCACGCCGATCGATACCCCTACATTGCATACCAGACCGGTCTTGCAAATCTCTTTCCGTTGTGGTCACGTGATGGAGGGACGGAACAATTTATGATTCGGTTGAAAGACCGATCAATCGTAGAAAAAATACGGCCGGAGACGTTACGGAAGATCAACGGCTTGGGATCGTGGGATTCCGTGATGATCACATCAACGAAACTGGAAGAGCACAAAACATACATCGGCAAAACAATTCAACAGATCGTCACTCAATTGAATGTCGATGCTTTTGAATTTGCAGTCGATCTCATGATCAAAGAAAATGGTTCTGTTGGCATGGTCGGTTTTGGAATGGATGAAGAGGGAACAGAATTGGTTCTTCGATGGAAGAATACAATCGTTGCTTCGGATGGCGGCGCATATTCACCGGCGTCAAAATCAAACCCGCATCCCCGAACGTATGGAACGTTTCCCCGCGCAATTTCCTATTATCAAAAAGAACGAAATGTCTGTTCGCTGCCGGAAATGATACGGAAAATGACTTCGATGCCGGCACAAAAAATTGGCTTGAAAGATCGTGGAGTGATCGCAGAGGGAAAAGCAGCAGACATCGTCATCTTTGATTACGCAACGATTAAAGACAATGCAACATTTCTCAATCCGCATCAATTTCCGACCGGAATACCGTTCGTTATTGTGAACGGGCAATTTGCTGTTGATAATAATTCGATCACGGGGAAACTAGCAGGAAAGGTTTTGCGAAGCGGTTCATTTGCGGTGTAATGGTCATTTATCTTTTTAAGGTTCATCGCGTCCCACAAATCTACCTTTTCCTGAAAGAAATCTGATTGCCCGTTCAATATTCCTTTTGACCGCTGCTTCACTTTTCAACGAAACAATATATCGAACAATTTCTTTTCTACGTGATGGCGGCAGACCTTTAAACACCGATTGTGCTTTTCCATTTTTCTGTAATGCACTCTTCAATGCTGCTGGCATCTTGATTGTTCTTGATCTCGGATCGTGCGCAATACTCACCTCTGCTATGTCGCCGACGTCGATCCCAGCTCCTTTCCTCATTGGCGTGTTCAAATATAAACGCCACTTTCCTTGATACTTTACGAGTGTTTGTGTGAAAGGAAATCCGTTTAATGTCCCGCGCACCTGGATCGGTCCTGTTTCTCTTCCTGATTGATCAAAAAGCAATCGCAATGCCATTTTTGTCGGAATCACATACGGATTTATTCCAATGATACGAATCCGTGCGAAAAACGATGCTAATTCACCAGACATAAATTTTTTACGATAAAGTTTGATACATTACTGCGGAATTTTCATCACCATCATCACTGCCGCTGCCAGTGGTGTAACCAATGCAAGTAGACCCCAAATATCCCACGCACGATAAAGCGAATGAAACTGTTCCCAATCAAAATTCGTTGCTGATGTTTCCACTGTAGTAAAAGCATAAATCTTTTTTTGCAGCGGTGCTACCTTTGCCATGAAAACAATTCCCGAAATAATGAAGAGGATAATCGACCAAAGAATCCATCCGGTTGTCAGCATGGGAAAGTGACCGATTATAGCTGTCATAACGCCCGCCGCGGAGATAATGATAACGCCCGGTGTTGTAAAGTAATTATCAAAGTCTATAATACCTTTCATCGTATGCGCAATGATAGTGATATTTTTTGTCTGCACGGCATAACGCATCCAAAAAAGGCCAGTTACGATATTCCCCAAGAAAAGTATGACGGCGATAACATGAATCATTTTGTACAGTGAATATTCCATAAGGTTATCCTTGGCAGTACTATAAAAACCACATTTACAACAATGCATATTTCAATAACAGTGACAATTTTAATCTCTTAAGGGTCCAATTCCCCGCCGGTTGCGGTGTCATTCCGGCGAAAGTCTACAAAGTGATGCCTTCGGCACCGGAATCCAGGACCTGGATGCCAGCGTACGCTGGTTCCGCCTTTTTGAATCCCGCTATACGGAATTCGAAAGGCGGGACATGACAAGATACTTCGCGGCTTGCTGCGAGGACATTTATTTTTTGAATCACTCTAACGGTGAAGCTTTGCGATGGCGGGGATGAGAGAATGTCTTACTCGTTTGCAAATGCCCGCTGAATACTTTTCGTCCAAGTTAAGTAAAAAGCTGAAGCTATATCTGTCGCGTCCCTCTAATGCAAAACCCGTGTTAGTAGTTTGTTGTTTTATTCTGTTGTCAATAATTGCTCAAAGAATCCACCGATATTATTTATCTTGTCTATAAAGTGAATCTCCAAAATCCAGTGTCTTTTGTTTCCGTGTTTATCCAATAGAAATATGCTGCTATGATTGTCAGGATGAATATCTAAACACAAATCCTTAGGGTCATCGGGTTGCTCATGAGGAAAACGACCTACGATGTGACCTGCTATCTCATTTCCAAACGTGTACCCATAGCGTTTCGCTAGTTCAACAACGTAATTAAAATATTCCGCACCGGTAAGGTTGCTTTGCTTCGAATACCATGTATGTGCTTCATGCCAAGCGTCTTCTACATCTTTTTTTAACTTCAATTTTAAAGGATTATTTCCGATAACATAGGTTCTTCCTAAATCCGCTTCCCAGCCATTATAGATGGGGCCGAAATCTAAAAACACTATATCGTCATTTTGAATAACCCTGTCAACCGGGTTTCCATTGAACGGTTGAAGTGTATTGATGCCAGCCCGTACAATTTTTTTATGCCAGTACGTTTCAATACCAAAAAGTTCTTTGGCAAGTTTAATCACTTCATCTGATAACTCTCTTTCAGACTTTCCTGAAACTATTAATCCACGTTGTTCTACGGTATGAAATAATTCTTTTGCCTTTTGTTCGGCAAGGATTAAATTTTGTTTTGCTTCATTCATAATTTTAATTTATTGGGACTACTCAGCAGAATTACATAAAAATTCAAACACATGCCACCAAATCCCGCCAAACGACGAGTCGGGCAGGCACGAAAGGAATTTGAACCATTATCCCTAAGAGTTTGGTGAAATTTTGTGTTTTCGTGATAAAAAATCCTAAACTCTGAGTAGTTACATTTATTAATTTAGGTTGGTTAATTTTGTGTTTTGGTTATTTATTATATTTTCCATTTCTTTCTCAGTTGATCAATTCTCAAATTTAAACCCTCAGCAAACCACGGAACGCCCTGGCAGCATAGTAAGATTCTGCACCGTTGTGATACACGAAGACATTGTCGTAGCGGAAATCAGCAAAGAGGGCACCGCCAAGTTCTCTGATATCCGAAGGTGTTTTTATCCAACTCGATGTTTTCGTATCAAAATATCCAAGTTTCTGCAATTCTCGATATTGTTCTTCAGTTAAAATCTCAATGCCCATAGCAGCAGCCATATCAATAGCGCTATTCTTCGGTTTATGTTCTTTTCTTGACTCCAGCGCTTCACGGTCGTAACAAAGACTTCTGCGGCCGCTAGGGCTTTCCGCTGAACAATCATAAAAAATGTACTCGTGTCTCTTTTTATCGTAACCAACAACATCCGGTTCACCGCCAGTTCTTTCCATTTCATTGAGTGACCACAGTTTTTCAGTATTAGCTTCCAGCGTTGCCTGTACTGTAGCCCATTCAAGGCCTTTATGTCGGTTCATGTTTTTCTCAAAACGGTCTTCCAACGCTCTGAGCAGTTCTTCACGTTGCTTTGGTGACAACTCCTTTTTATTACTATTAGTCTTCTTCATACTTTTATATTACCTCTGTTGAATATTCATTTATTGATTAACCGAAATGATTTTTCTATCTGCAGGTCTGAAATACCAAGACATTACGGTCAGAACGAGAAGCAACAGCGAAGGAAATATTTCAATCACAGGATCACTTATGGCGATATGTGAAAATGCCGCTCCGGTCATGATAAAGAAAAATCCTGCATAAGTCCATTCCTTCAGTAAAGGAAATTTAGGAATAAGCATTGCAACGACTCCCAACATTTTCCAAGCGCCAAGGATTGTCAGCAAATAGAGAGGATAACCCAAATGGGTAATCATATCTGCACCCCCTTGTCCTTTAAAATTGAATAACTGTCCTAAACCGGTTGACAGCATTCCTAATGAAAGCCAGAGCGTAGCAATCCAATAGATAATTTTACCTGCTTTGCCGGCAGACAGGTTTCTCTTCGCCATATCTTTTCTCCCTATTGTGAGATATTATTTTAATTTGTTTACAATCTCTTGTAATCGGTTATGCGCCATGTTGATGCCTTGAGCAAAGGGTAACTTCAGCATCTGGTCCCTGAGTGCGACCGACTTATATACGATATGCATATTGAGTTTGCTGGTGTTGTCCGTGAGTTTTTCAAATTCTAAGAACTCAAGCTGGACACCAAAAGGGGTATTCTCCATTTCAAATGTGCGCGTGATTTTCTGGTTCGTGCTAAACTCATGGATCACACCATTGAATCCGTGTTTGTTTCCTTTGGGATCAGTTGTTTCAAATTGGTAACCGCCGTGCTTTTTATTTTCAAGTTTCAGCACTTTTGTTCCCATCCACTGCTCAACAATGCTGGGATCTGCATACGCTGTAAAAAGTAATTCCAACGGCAAATCAAATTCCCGCGTAATCATTAAATCCTGTTTGCCATCTTCAGCGTTGATTTTTGTCCCGTTGTAAGGGATGCTGTGCAGCGGCATTTTCCGTTCCATAGTATTTTATTTTTTTTGTTTGTAGTTTTTCATGATTGTTTCCAATTTATTGAACCTGTCATCCCACATTTTTGCAAAAGGCATCAGCCATTCAGCTATTTCTTTCATTTTGTTAGGATTGAAGTGATAATAAATTTCTCTGCCGTTTTGCTCTTGTTCAATCAGTTCGCACTCGGTAAGTATCTGCAGGTGTTTTGAAACGGTCGGTCTTGCCGTATCAAAGTTTGAGGCAATCGCGCCTGCCGTCATCGATTGTGAAGCAACCAACAGAAGTATAGCTCTTCTTGTCGGATCTGCTATGGCTTGAAATACATCTCGTCGTAAATTCATTATATTTTATTGTGTAGTTATTTGACTACAATATACATGAAGTTATTTGACTACGCAAGTTTTTTTTGCAAATTATTATCACTGGATGGTTTTGAGTGTTGTTAGCCGTAGGTTTGAATGATTGTCAGCCGATGACTAAAGAAGGGTAGAAGGATAGTGTTGAAATGATAATTGTACGCCAGAATTATTGCGATGTTGTCCGCAGCCCTGCCGGTTGATATACGAAATGTGTTTACTTTTTTTCTTTTAGAGATGTGCGGATGATTTCATTCAGAGCGTTTAGATCAACGTCTTTAAGTGTATTTATGTAGAGGCAGCCAATACCTGTCTTGTGTTTACCCAGCTTTTTAAGAACGACAGCTTGTTTCTTAATATCTACCATAAGGTACAGCGATAGATTCGCTTTACGGGGAGAGAAACCTATAAGGAACCAATCAACTTCCCTGCCAGTGGTGGGACTTTTGTATCGTTTATTCCCAAAACCGATGATAGAACTGCTCCATAACACTGGTTCTTCCCCGGTTGCTTTTTTCATCATTTCCAAAAGCGCAAAACTGTCCTTGCGCTTTTGTTCATCCTTAACAGAGTTGATAAAATCCTCCACGTTTGCTAAGGTTGGTTTTGTTTTTATTTCAACCAGTTTTGATTTTTTAGCCATTTGAAAATATAATTTGTTTCACATTTGTTTCGTATATCGGTTTGTGGCTACAAGAAGTTGGCGATTTTGAAGCACTAAACTTCTGCCACTACCAAACTTGATACGAAGTCCAAAGCTTCATTTAACCACTGAATCACCAATTTCTTGAAGCTGCTGTTAGCGGTTCGACTCTCTTTTTTGTAATTAATATTACTCTTCGCCAAAGTAGTCACTATCAATTTTTTTAAGTTCGTATATCTGTTGTGTCGTGCAACCAAGATTGTAGTCCATCATCAGTTGAGCCAATTGTTCTCCGTCAATAAGCACAATTTTAGTTTCATTTTTTGGTGTGTATTCCAAAGCTTCTTTTGTAAAATTTGATGTCGTGATGAAGATGCCTTTTTTAGCACCTTGTCCAGCTAAAGCACCAACAAATTTGTGTAGTTCTGGCCGCCCAACTACATTTCCTGGTCTCCAACGTTTGGCTTGAATGTAAATAATGTCAAGCCCGAGTTTATCTTCTTTTATTGTTCCATCAATTCCTTCGTCACCACTTTTTCCTATTGCTTTTCCTGCGTCCTTGATAGATCCACCGTATCCCATTTTTACTAACAATTCAACGACAAGTCTCTCAAAAAATGTTGGCGATAAATCAACCACTCGGTTACGCAATTCAGACGCTAATGATTTTCTAATTCGTTGATATGCCTTGTCAAGATTTTCTTCTGGTGTTTGTTCGTTTATTTCTACAATTACAACTTCTTCTTCACTGTCATTTCGGCTTGCGTTTTGAAATTCGAGAAATGCAGGAAATTGTCTTAAATATTTTGCATCTACTCGCTCAGGGTTTTTCTTTAGAGTGTCAAGTCCAATTTGAGTAATAACAAAAGTTGCCCGTTTGGGTGAGTCAAGAAGTCCTGCTTTTTTTAAATATGTTTTTGCCCAACCAACTCTGTTATCAAAAATTGCTTGATTACCACTTGCTAAAAGTTCTTTTCTTTCCTCGTCCGTCACTTGAAATTCAGTCGCTAAATTTTCAATTAGATCTCTATATTTATGTTCCTGTCTGTCCGAGACAAGTTTGAGTAAAGGAAGCATTAACGATTGATAGTCCGGTATCATATTTTTCGATTATTATCTGTTCGTTTTGTTGATGGTGTATCGTCTTTTAAGCTAACCATTAACGTTTGTAATATCTCAGTAGTTTATTTTTTCTGCATAAACATGCGTCTATTATACCATTTTAGCATGATTTACGCAATGCGTCTATTTGGCTCTTGCCTGTAATATTTTGGCCGGTTTGACTGTTGTATTGCCTCATCCATTGGATTTAAAATCTTTCCGAGCGATTTCTTGTGATGTGTCTTAATTATTTTTGTATATACCATAAATCGACTCCGTTTTCTTATAAATGTGTTGCAAAATTATGACGTAAGCCATACACACTTTTTTTTCCTAATTATTTCTTGCACAAGAACAGTAAGCAACAATATTTTTGGTGCTTCGGATTCAATCATTAATAATTTCTTTTTTGATAGTACAATTTATCATATGGACTTAAATAGTATTGTATTGAACAACTCTGCCAAATTTTGTACGTTACGTCCATCATTTTACAGCTTAAGTCATTGTCTAAGAGTAGGATTCATGTTTCTTCTTCCGGTAAGAGATTTGTCGAACTTTTTATGCATAACTCGCTTTTCGTCGAACTGTAAAAACCACGTGGAACAGATTCGCTGACTTCACACACTCAGAATGGTGGGGATTGTGTTTTCAATGCAATCGGCGAATTCGTTAATGGAAATGACTGTGTCAATGTATCCGCAGAAGAATATCACTTGGCTGCCGCAGACAAAGTCTGTGGATGCGAAAACAGTATCGACGACATATTCTTGTAGTATTCCTTATTTAGAATCGAGTGTGAAAAACATGTATATTATTAATAGGAAAGAAACTCTATGAAATATTTTCGTTCCATTCTTCTTCTACCCATCCTTCTTTTTGCACAGGATATTGATCTTAAGACTGACTATCTCAAATTCGAATACAAAATTCCGATGCGGGATGGCAAAAAACTCCATACCGCTGTCTATGTCCCAAAGGACACAACGACGAAATATCCCATCATTCTGTCGCGGACTCCCTATACGGTAGCACCCTATGGAAGTGATTATTTGAAAGCGGGACAAAATAATTTATGGATGGCCCAGGAAAAATATATCATGGCGTTTCAAGATGTGCGGGGCCGCTTTATGTCTGAAGGGGTGTATGAAGATATTCGTCCGCATATTGTTGATAAACGATCGAATAATGATGTTGATGAGAGTAGTGATACCTATGATACAATCGAATGGCTGTTAAAAAATGTCCAACCGAATAACGGTAATGTCGGTATGATCGGAATTTCCTATCCGGGATTTTATGCGGCTCATGGTTTAATCAATTCGCATCCTGCATTAAAGGCCGTCTCGCCACAAGCCCCCATTTCAGATTGGTTCATCGGCGATGATTTTCATCATAATGGAGCTATGTTGTTGATTGATGGTTTCAGCTTCTATCGTTCATTTGGAAAACCGCGGCCGACATTAACAACAACCTGGCCCCCAGGATTTGAATTCCCAACACCTGATGGATATAAATTTCTGCTGGAAGCCGGATCATTGTTATCGATAAAAAATAAATATTACGGAGACACTGCTAAATTTTGGAATGATCTGTTTATCCATCCGGACTATAATGGATTCTGGAAATCGCGTAGTGTCGCTCAACATATGAAAAACATTAAACCTGCCGTTCTTATTGTTGGCGGCTGGTTCGATGCCGAAGATCTCTATGGTTCTTTAAAGATTTATTCCGCGATTGAAAAGAACAACCAGAAAAATCGAACTTTGCTGATGATGGGTCCATGGTTTCATGGCGGCTGGGTTCGTTCCGATGGGAGCCGATTAGGACATGTGAGTTTTGGAAATAAAAATTCAGAATATTACGATCAACACATTCGTGAATTCTTTAATTTTTATTTGAAGGGAAAAGGGAGCTTCCATCTTCCGGAAGTTTCTGCATTTGAGACAGGGAGTAATGTCTGGAGATCATATAGTGAATGGCCGCCGAAGAATGTTGAAACAACAAAAATATTTCTTTCTGCAGAAGAAAAACTCTCCTTTAAAAAACCGAGTGAGAAAAATGGTTCCGATGAATACCTCAGCGATCCTCATCGACCAGTGCCGTATATTGCGGACATCAGCAATTCACGTGGCAGGGAATATATGACGGACGATCAGCGATTTGCCTGGCAGCGTCCCGATGTTCTTTCGTACAAAATGAACATTGACGACGATATGACATTGGCAGGACCGATTACTGCGCATTTATTTGTTTCAACAACAGGATCTGATGCCGATTTTGTTGTGAAAGTGATCGATGTTTTTCCGGATACGACAAAAGACGATGGAGTAAATCCCAAGCATATAAAAATGGGTGGATATCAAATGCTGGTGCGCGGAGAAGTGATGCGTGCACGATACCGGAATAGTTTTTCAACTCCCGAAGCATTGAAGCCAAATAAAATAGAAACTGTTTCTTTTACCATCCCGGACATAAATCATACATTCAAAAAGGGACACTCGTTCATGGTGCAAATCCAGAGCAGTTGGTTTCCGCTTGTCGATCGGAATCCTCAAAAATTCGTGAATATTTACCAAGCAAAAGAGACCGATTTCCAGAAGGCGACTCACCGCATCTATCGATCCATAGAAAATAGCTCTTATCTAGAAGTAGAAGTTCTTAAAAAATAAGCGGAAAATAACTATCAGAATAGGGTCATTCGCTTAAAAAGCCAGGGTGATGAAATTATTTAATTTTTTTCATTCGCTTTTTGGCTGGAATTTCGTATATTTATAATCCCTAAAGTAACAACGTCTAAACGCAAGGAGAGATTTCAATGGCAAAACAACAGTCGTTTGAGGAAAAAGCCAAAAAAGCCGCAAAAGCAGGCGGGTTGGAAAAAACGATCAAATTTGTTGCAGCGGTAAAAACAGATAAAGGTTCATACCGTTTCAACCAGAAATTAGTAAAAGTAAAAGACGAAAAGTCTGAAGATGCAGTCCTGGAAGCGGAATACAAAAAAATGCAGTCAGGCGCACACTAATTCAGATCATTAAGCAAACAAGGAACTAGAACAATGTCAAAACGATGTGAAGTCTCAGAAGTCGGTCCAATGACCGGACACAATGTATCGCACGCGAACAACAGAACACCGCGTCGCTTTCTTCCAAATCTCCAGAGCAAACGCATCTGGGTGCAGGAATTGAAACGATACATAAACGTTAAACTTACCAGCAAAGCCTTAAAAACTGTGACGAAGAACGGCACCGCCGAAATCGCAAAATTGGTGCGCGCGGGTAAACTCTAATCGGAACGCAATGAAGAACAGAACAAACAATTTTGTTTCTGTTATTGTATTGATTCTTTATGGCACACTCACATCCGTGACTGTGCCTTTTCATTTTCACGAAGATTCTCCGTTTGCTACCGGCAGCGGTGTGCACACAATCGTTCAGCATGATGATGCATCTCACTGCCACCATCATTCGATAGATTCTCACGATGACTGCACACTCTGTTCATTCGTATCCCATTCCGGTCTTTGTAAAGCATCATCCGTTGTTCCTCTGATCGATCCTGTTTCACAGGAATATATCTCGCATTTTTCTTTTACCGCAGTTATTGATTTCCATTCGACGCATTCCCGTCGCGGTCCCCCGGCACTTTTCTCGTAATTCAATTTTCAACGTACCATTGCACAAAGAGATTGATTCATGAATTGAAGCATGAAAAATCTTTTGTTGGAAACTTGTAGCTGCTCAGCAGAATGGCATAAAAATTCAAAAACATGCCACCAAATCACGAAAACACGAAAGTGCACAAAATAATTTGAACCATTATCCCCAAAAGGTTGGTGAAATTTTGTGTTTTCGTGTTTTAGTGGCAAAAAAATCATAACCG is a genomic window of Bacteroidota bacterium containing:
- a CDS encoding PhoH family protein, with product MAKKKKIFVLDTNVVLHDSSCIYQFKEHDVVIPVTVLEELDAFKKGNESINFHAREFARNVDAMSGDHIFNGGIKIGPGLGKITVRLEQDFHKDIYSSFSQSKPDHQILNTAYCLAKEQSSREVILVSKDVNLRMKAKAVGLPAQDYKNDQVKNLTELYTGHRTVENVDEKVITRLHANPFKVQPDELPTNHFRPNEFIILRNGKQSTLATFDAERQQISKIEKNVAYGIAPHNAEQIFALNALMNPDIQLVTISGKAGTGKTLLALAAALERRKLYRQIFMARPIVPLSNKDIGFLPGDIESKLDPYMQPLFDNLNVIKNQYQESDQQYQRIDQLLQDEKLVIEALSYIRGRSLVKIFFIVDEAQNLTPHEVKTIITRAGEGTKIVLTGDIYQIDHPYLDSMSNGLSYLIEKMQGQKIYAHINLEKGERSKLAELASNLL
- a CDS encoding amidohydrolase family protein; protein product: MKNYSRRQFIQTSASLGAGAFLASCAPSAASISHRTQFDLIIKGGRVIDGTGIAETLADVGIRDGKIITVGNIESIDTMRIVNANGMHVVPGFVDIHTHTDSAILRLPTADSKLRQGVTTEVGGADGESRAPRKVLGEDDEQLYTDLDGFFNHLQKKGSAQNLASMVGLGTIREVVVGEDDRPATPEEMKAMKREVKKAIEQGACGVSTGLEYTPGSFASTEELWELTKAAPEPYRLYSSHMRNEDNRVLEAIEEAISIARNSGGRLLISHLKSSYKVNWYKNEITIKMMENAIAEGIEVHADRYPYIAYQTGLANLFPLWSRDGGTEQFMIRLKDRSIVEKIRPETLRKINGLGSWDSVMITSTKLEEHKTYIGKTIQQIVTQLNVDAFEFAVDLMIKENGSVGMVGFGMDEEGTELVLRWKNTIVASDGGAYSPASKSNPHPRTYGTFPRAISYYQKERNVCSLPEMIRKMTSMPAQKIGLKDRGVIAEGKAADIVIFDYATIKDNATFLNPHQFPTGIPFVIVNGQFAVDNNSITGKLAGKVLRSGSFAV
- a CDS encoding DUF4256 domain-containing protein: MKKTNSNKKELSPKQREELLRALEDRFEKNMNRHKGLEWATVQATLEANTEKLWSLNEMERTGGEPDVVGYDKKRHEYIFYDCSAESPSGRRSLCYDREALESRKEHKPKNSAIDMAAAMGIEILTEEQYRELQKLGYFDTKTSSWIKTPSDIRELGGALFADFRYDNVFVYHNGAESYYAARAFRGLLRV
- a CDS encoding SRPBCC domain-containing protein, coding for MERKMPLHSIPYNGTKINAEDGKQDLMITREFDLPLELLFTAYADPSIVEQWMGTKVLKLENKKHGGYQFETTDPKGNKHGFNGVIHEFSTNQKITRTFEMENTPFGVQLEFLEFEKLTDNTSKLNMHIVYKSVALRDQMLKLPFAQGINMAHNRLQEIVNKLK
- a CDS encoding YdeI/OmpD-associated family protein; amino-acid sequence: MSGELASFFARIRIIGINPYVIPTKMALRLLFDQSGRETGPIQVRGTLNGFPFTQTLVKYQGKWRLYLNTPMRKGAGIDVGDIAEVSIAHDPRSRTIKMPAALKSALQKNGKAQSVFKGLPPSRRKEIVRYIVSLKSEAAVKRNIERAIRFLSGKGRFVGRDEP
- a CDS encoding DUF2269 family protein; translated protein: MEYSLYKMIHVIAVILFLGNIVTGLFWMRYAVQTKNITIIAHTMKGIIDFDNYFTTPGVIIISAAGVMTAIIGHFPMLTTGWILWSIILFIISGIVFMAKVAPLQKKIYAFTTVETSATNFDWEQFHSLYRAWDIWGLLALVTPLAAAVMMVMKIPQ
- a CDS encoding metalloregulator ArsR/SmtB family transcription factor, encoding MNLRRDVFQAIADPTRRAILLLVASQSMTAGAIASNFDTARPTVSKHLQILTECELIEQEQNGREIYYHFNPNKMKEIAEWLMPFAKMWDDRFNKLETIMKNYKQKK
- a CDS encoding M24 family metallopeptidase gives rise to the protein MNEAKQNLILAEQKAKELFHTVEQRGLIVSGKSERELSDEVIKLAKELFGIETYWHKKIVRAGINTLQPFNGNPVDRVIQNDDIVFLDFGPIYNGWEADLGRTYVIGNNPLKLKLKKDVEDAWHEAHTWYSKQSNLTGAEYFNYVVELAKRYGYTFGNEIAGHIVGRFPHEQPDDPKDLCLDIHPDNHSSIFLLDKHGNKRHWILEIHFIDKINNIGGFFEQLLTTE
- a CDS encoding DoxX family protein, translating into MAKRNLSAGKAGKIIYWIATLWLSLGMLSTGLGQLFNFKGQGGADMITHLGYPLYLLTILGAWKMLGVVAMLIPKFPLLKEWTYAGFFFIMTGAAFSHIAISDPVIEIFPSLLLLVLTVMSWYFRPADRKIISVNQ